One Brassica napus cultivar Da-Ae chromosome C4, Da-Ae, whole genome shotgun sequence genomic region harbors:
- the LOC106394210 gene encoding uncharacterized protein LOC106394210: MRPIGTSALPEANEAEKKDPKECNHVHDNKKSHGKCRSRFKGRGRDRYGRQGNHNNHGRGSSHGRGNYGCGRGGISKPSYSTKSACHRCRMKNHWAKNCRTPKHLCELYQQSLKNKNPESHMVHDTRYDVDDDSDLERDDLLDFETSDCLKD, encoded by the coding sequence atgagacccaTCGGAACATCAGCATTACCAGAAGCCAATGAGGctgaaaagaaagatcccaaagaaTGCAACCACGTCCATGATAATAAGAAGTCACACGGCAAATGCCGTAGTAGATTCAAGGGACGTGGCCGTGACAGATATGGCCGacaaggaaaccacaataaccatggTCGTGGTTCCAGCCATGGCCGAGGTAATTATGGCTGTGGTcgaggtggcatatccaaaccgtcttactcgaccaaatcagCTTGTCACAGATGCAGGATGAAAAACCATTGGGCAAAGAATTGTAGAACCCCTAAACATCTATGTGAGCTATATCAACAGAGCCTTAAGAACAAGAATCCGGAATCCCATATGGTTCATGATACCAGGtatgatgttgatgatgattCCGACCTTGAAAGGGACGACCTCTTGgattttgagacttctgattgtctcaaagaCTAA
- the LOC111197899 gene encoding plasmodesmata-located protein 8 isoform X1, producing the protein MRMLFLFSLLFFLFFQSSSSSRSSSESHIFIYGGCSPEKYTPNTPFESNRDTFLSSVVTSSSEASFNSFAVGNDSSSSSSSSSAAVFGLYQCREDLRHSDCSKCIQNSVDQITLLCPYSYGASLQLEGCFLRYETNDFLGRQDTSLRYKKCSTKSVENDYEFFKRRDDVLSDLESTQLGYKVSRSGLVEGYAQCVGDLSPSDCTACLAESVGKLKNLCGSAVAAEVYLAQCYAHYWGSGYYDFSSDPTNGDNVGKSIAIIVGVIAGFAILVILLSLCRNNMH; encoded by the exons ATGAGAAtgctctttctcttctctctcttgttcttcctcttcttccaatCATCCTCCTCCTCAAGATCATCATCAGAATCTCACATCTTCATCTACGGTGGATGTTCACCGGAAAAATACACACCAAACACTCCTTTCGAATCAAACCGCGACACTTTCCTCTCCTCCGTCGTTACTTCCTCCTCCGAAGCCTCCTTCAACAGCTTCGCCGTCGGCAACgactcttcctcctcctcctcctcctcctcggcCGCTGTCTTCGGTCTTTATCAATGCCGCGAAGATCTCCGACACTCTGACTGCTCAAAATGTATCCAAAACTCCGTCGACCAAATCACTCTCCTATGTCCTTACTCTTACGGTGCTTCTCTCCAGCTCGAAGGCTGCTTCTTACGCTACGAGACAAACGACTTTCTTGGGAGACAAGACACGAGTCTTAGGTACAAGAAGTGTAGTACCAAGAGCGTTGAGAATGACTATGAATTTTTTAAACGGAGAGACGATGTGTTGTCGGATCTTGAgtcgactcaactaggttacaAAGTGAGCCGGTCTGGTTTGGTCGAAGGTTATGCTCAGTGTGTTGGTGACTTGAGTCCTAGTGACTGTACGGCTTGTCTTGCGGAATCTGTTGGGAAGTTAAAGAATCTTTGTGGCTCTGCGGTTGCAGCTGAGGTTTACTTGGCTCAGTGCTATGCTCATTACTGGGGTTCTGGTTACTATGACTTCTCTTCAG ATCCAACAAACGGAGATAACGTGGGTAAATCAATTGCGATCATCGTAGGAGTCATTGCTGGATTcgcaattcttgttatcctccTCTCCCTCTGCAGAAACAACATGC ATTGA
- the LOC111197899 gene encoding plasmodesmata-located protein 8 isoform X2 yields the protein MRMLFLFSLLFFLFFQSSSSSRSSSESHIFIYGGCSPEKYTPNTPFESNRDTFLSSVVTSSSEASFNSFAVGNDSSSSSSSSSAAVFGLYQCREDLRHSDCSKCIQNSVDQITLLCPYSYGASLQLEGCFLRYETNDFLGRQDTSLRYKKCSTKSVENDYEFFKRRDDVLSDLESTQLGYKVSRSGLVEGYAQCVGDLSPSDCTACLAESVGKLKNLCGSAVAAEVYLAQCYAHYWGSGYYDFSSGVIAGFAILVILLSLCRNNMH from the exons ATGAGAAtgctctttctcttctctctcttgttcttcctcttcttccaatCATCCTCCTCCTCAAGATCATCATCAGAATCTCACATCTTCATCTACGGTGGATGTTCACCGGAAAAATACACACCAAACACTCCTTTCGAATCAAACCGCGACACTTTCCTCTCCTCCGTCGTTACTTCCTCCTCCGAAGCCTCCTTCAACAGCTTCGCCGTCGGCAACgactcttcctcctcctcctcctcctcctcggcCGCTGTCTTCGGTCTTTATCAATGCCGCGAAGATCTCCGACACTCTGACTGCTCAAAATGTATCCAAAACTCCGTCGACCAAATCACTCTCCTATGTCCTTACTCTTACGGTGCTTCTCTCCAGCTCGAAGGCTGCTTCTTACGCTACGAGACAAACGACTTTCTTGGGAGACAAGACACGAGTCTTAGGTACAAGAAGTGTAGTACCAAGAGCGTTGAGAATGACTATGAATTTTTTAAACGGAGAGACGATGTGTTGTCGGATCTTGAgtcgactcaactaggttacaAAGTGAGCCGGTCTGGTTTGGTCGAAGGTTATGCTCAGTGTGTTGGTGACTTGAGTCCTAGTGACTGTACGGCTTGTCTTGCGGAATCTGTTGGGAAGTTAAAGAATCTTTGTGGCTCTGCGGTTGCAGCTGAGGTTTACTTGGCTCAGTGCTATGCTCATTACTGGGGTTCTGGTTACTATGACTTCTCTTCAG GAGTCATTGCTGGATTcgcaattcttgttatcctccTCTCCCTCTGCAGAAACAACATGC ATTGA
- the LOC111215156 gene encoding auxin-responsive protein SAUR36-like, translated as MRRLRGIKIRRPFQRITRWILRKTRLRRSRYIRLSPNRPVCKPKAIAKLISWGRSLTSHSARFLGCKRSNSGYIPIGEEPVQTKPDPVPKGHSAVYVGKKDGDFHRVLVPIVYFNHPLFGELLREAEEEFGFCQEGGITIPCPYSDFKRVQTRIESGSGFCKFPWSRRRQ; from the coding sequence ATGAGGAGGTTAAGAGGGATCAAAATCAGAAGACCGTTTCAACGAATCACAAGATGGATTCTCCGGAAAACCCGACTCCGCCGTTCGAGATACATCCGGTTAAGCCCGAACCGGCCGGTTTGCAAACCAAAAGCCATCGCAAAGCTCATAAGCTGGGGTCGTAGTCTCACATCACACAGCGCCAGGTTCCTCGGGTGTAAGCGATCAAACTCCGGATACATACCAATTGGGGAGGAACCGGTTCAAACCAAACCCGACCCGGTTCCGAAAGGTCACTCGGCGGTCTACGTCGGCAAAAAAGACGGCGACTTTCACAGAGTTTTGGTGCCTATCGTTTACTTTAACCATCCTCTGTTTGGTGAGCTTCTGAGAGAAGCAGAGGAAGAGTTTGGGTTTTGTCAAGAAGGTGGGATCACTATCCCTTGTCCTTATTCCGATTTCAAACGGGTACAGACCCGAATAGAATCCGGGTCGGGGTTCTGCAAATTTCCATGGAGCCGGCGCCGGCAATAA